The Corallococcus caeni region TCAACCCAACGACGCCAGGAGCGCCAGCACCTGCTGCGGCGGCGCGGCGCGGTCCATCCAGGTGATGCCCTTCTCCCGCAGCCCGCGCGACGGCGGCTGCGAGGTGTGCAGCGCGCAGGCGGCGCGCGGATGCCGGGCGCGCACGCACGTGAGCAGGCACAGCCCGTCGCCATCCGGCAGGCCCTGGCCGCTCACCACCACGGACGGCGGCGCTTCCCCCATCAGCCGCTCCGCTTCGCGCACGCCCTGGGCGAAGCGCTTGTCGCCGGGCAGATACCTGGCCAGCCGCCGCAGCGCCGCGAGCGCGCGTGGATCCGCGTCCACGAACAGGAAGCTGGGAGGGTTGGAGGGCTCTCGCATGAAGGCAGTGGGTGGTGCGGACAGGCTTGACGCAAGAGGTTGTGTCGCGAAAAGCCTACCCCGGAAGTTCTTGGAAGCCAACCTCTCAAGTCATATCGACATGGGCGAACCCGGTAGGTTAACGACCCCATGGAAAAGACCCTCGCATCCCGGCTCGGAGGTGCGGCCCGCGTCGCCCGCACCCGCCTGAACCTGACCCAGGCGGACGTGGCGGAGCGCATTGGCATCGCGAGTGAAGTCTATGGGCGTCTGGAGCGCGGGCACATGCTGCCCAGCATCCAGACCTTCCGTCGGTTGTGCGTGGTGCTGTCCATCTCCGCGGACGAGGCGTTGGGTCTGAAGCCGTCGCAGGACGTGAAGTGGGCCGCGGAGCCTCCGTCCGACTACGGCGAGTCCGCGGAATTGCGCCGGCTGTTGCGCCGCGCGAAGCAGCTGGACCGGGGCTCCATCCGCATCCTCAGCGTGCTGGCCTCGCAGTTCAAACCGCGCAGCTGAAGGCGCTCCGGCGCTCATCCGGCCTCCGCCGCGCCGTCCCAGCGCGACAGCCGCTCCCGCAGCTTCCGGACGGAGGGAAAGCCGTTGAAGAGCACCACCTGCGGGTGATCCTCCAGCACCTGCCGCTCCGCCGCCTCCTTCGCCAGCGCGCGGTCCACGCCCAGCAGCAGCCCCGGGTCGGGGCGCGCGCGCAGCTCCGCCAGCCGACGTGACAGCGGCGCCGCGTGCCACGGGTGGAACAGCTCCAGCGCGACCTGCTGGCCCGTCTTCTTGTGGCGGAAGGTGAGGTCGGGCACGCACAGGCCGGCGGCGCCGGTGTGGCGGGGCAGGGGCGTCAGGTCCAGCCCCCAGGCGTCATCCTCGAAGCCCTCCGCCAGCGCGGCCACCTCCGGGGGCACGTGCCCCAGCGCGGCGGGCAGCGGGGACACCAGCGGATCCTCGTGGGAGAGCTGGAGCGTGGACTTCTTGCGCGCGTCCTCCAGCACCGCGGACAGCTCCCAGCGCTCCAGGACGGGGACCACGGAGAGGAAGCTCGCCAGCTGCAGGCCGTACTTCTTCTGCAGGGACAGCATCGCGCCGGGGCCCTCGACCTCCAGGGACCAGTCCTCGCCGTCGCGCCGGACCTCCGCCACCAGGCGGCAGAACTTCAGCCAGCGCAAGAGCTTGCGCACGCGCAGGAGCTCCGGCGACCGGGCGCGCAGGGTGAGGCGCCGGGCGTTGAGCAGCGGCCCCTGCGCGAGCGCCAGGTTGTAGCGGTCCAGCAGGCCCTGTGGCGTGAGCGCCTCCCCGTCCCAGCCGAGCAGCTTCCGGTTGCCGGGCAGGTCCGAGTACAGCGCCTCGCGGGTGT contains the following coding sequences:
- a CDS encoding DUF790 family protein, whose product is MLTRELLASRVREGILRPSFVKTHDPSLQALAKELLADAEAFRGQSRDDVEESFSLKAGAFSRPKVARGLVKLLLDRLLFDEAGEGATEARWRTLLVGAKVLRTLTPDTTLEAYEARLTEALGAPLPDTREALYSDLPGNRKLLGWDGEALTPQGLLDRYNLALAQGPLLNARRLTLRARSPELLRVRKLLRWLKFCRLVAEVRRDGEDWSLEVEGPGAMLSLQKKYGLQLASFLSVVPVLERWELSAVLEDARKKSTLQLSHEDPLVSPLPAALGHVPPEVAALAEGFEDDAWGLDLTPLPRHTGAAGLCVPDLTFRHKKTGQQVALELFHPWHAAPLSRRLAELRARPDPGLLLGVDRALAKEAAERQVLEDHPQVVLFNGFPSVRKLRERLSRWDGAAEAG
- a CDS encoding response regulator; protein product: MREPSNPPSFLFVDADPRALAALRRLARYLPGDKRFAQGVREAERLMGEAPPSVVVSGQGLPDGDGLCLLTCVRARHPRAACALHTSQPPSRGLREKGITWMDRAAPPQQVLALLASLG
- a CDS encoding helix-turn-helix transcriptional regulator; the protein is MEKTLASRLGGAARVARTRLNLTQADVAERIGIASEVYGRLERGHMLPSIQTFRRLCVVLSISADEALGLKPSQDVKWAAEPPSDYGESAELRRLLRRAKQLDRGSIRILSVLASQFKPRS